A DNA window from Arachis duranensis cultivar V14167 chromosome 3, aradu.V14167.gnm2.J7QH, whole genome shotgun sequence contains the following coding sequences:
- the LOC107476725 gene encoding RING-H2 finger protein ATL65, whose product MQMHHLHHPNSTTIMPPSSSHHWIWPPTPSLSPSPSPSATFAKSTLPPPSPSKSPVDFSPPLIAMVVVIAAAFLLVTYSRLIARHLTPPLHRLIRRFRRRRRTHSFLPSSSGDLDSLPYYYDSPFDPHIPPSSFSPYGLDDSVIKTIPFSLYAALYAGELNSTSSRRSSSRRDCAVCLFEFEDDDYVRTLPLCSHTFHVDCIDAWLRSHANCPLCRAGVLSAASPFTPMFAARIRPSLDDDAIFHRIAAEHTPPPPEDYRHATTAVSAAPEITVEVPEEGFNGRDFLLKRSYSFGFERSLASERMLVMEPATASPWRYRRGGSSSSFWSKRPSPFGSIGKPRVFSFRYYRGMKSPFFRRRGFFPLSESSMRYAGGGSSSRRSKSIASPMFLRSSVLTSAAGAAGFSSSRLRCGDPEALLSPERFNRR is encoded by the coding sequence ATGCAGATGCATCACCTTCATCATCCTAATTCAACCACCATCATGccaccttcttcttctcatcATTGGATATGGCCTCCAACACCATCTCTATCTCCATCTCCATCTCCATCCGCCACCTTCGCCAAGTCAACGCTGCCGCCACCGTCACCTTCTAAGTCTCCGGTGGACTTCAGCCCTCCCCTCATAGCAATGGTTGTTGTCATCGCCGCCGCCTTCCTCCTCGTTACATACTCCCGTCTCATAGCCCGCCACCTCACTCCTCCACTCCACCGCCTCATAAGACGCTTCCGCCGTCGCCGCCGCACTCATTCCTTCCTCCCTTCCTCCTCCGGCGACCTAGACTCCCTCCCTTACTACTACGACTCCCCCTTCGACCCTCATATCCCACCCTCCTCCTTCTCGCCTTACGGCCTCGACGACTCCGTCATCAAAACCATCCCTTTCTCCCTTTACGCCGCCCTATACGCCGGCGAACTCAACAGCACCTCCTCTCGCCGTTCATCTTCACGCCGCGACTGCGCCGTTTGCCTCTTCGAATTCGAAGACGATGATTACGTTCGAACCTTGCCTCTTTGCTCACACACCTTCCATGTTGATTGCATCGATGCTTGGCTTCGTTCCCACGCAAACTGCCCTCTCTGCCGCGCCGGGGTTCTCTCCGCCGCCTCGCCGTTTACTCCCATGTTCGCCGCCAGGATTCGACCAAGTCTCGACGACGATGCCATCTTCCACCGGATAGCGGCGGAGCACACTCCGCCTCCGCCGGAGGACTATCGTCATGCTACGACGGCGGTTTCGGCGGCGCCGGAGATTACCGTGGAAGTTCCCGAGGAGGGGTTCAACGGGAGGGACTTTCTATTGAAACGTTCTTATTCGTTTGGGTTCGAAAGGAGCTTGGCGTCGGAGAGGATGTTGGTGATGGAGCCCGCGACGGCGTCCCCGTGGCGGTACCGGAGAGGAGGGAGCAGCAGCAGTTTCTGGAGCAAGAGACCTTCGCCGTTTGGGTCTATTGGGAAGCCGAGGGTGTTCTCTTTCAGATACTACAGAGGGATGAAGTCACCGTTTTTCCGGCGAAGAGGGTTTTTTCCGTTGTCGGAGTCAAGCATGAGGTACGCCGGTGGCGGGAGCTCGTCGCGGCGGAGTAAGTCCATCGCTAGCCCCATGTTCTTAAGGTCTTCCGTATTGACCTCGGCAGCTGGCGCGGCGGGGTTTTCGTCGAGCCGGCTGAGATGCGGAGATCCCGAGGCGCTGCTTTCGCCGGAGAGGTTCAACagaagatga